The Prevotella melaninogenica genome window below encodes:
- a CDS encoding DUF3408 domain-containing protein yields the protein MTTINVIILTLVFFNLIITSVLCTYAMVLHQKTRRPMNDLTQAAETDELSMLHEPARNIDDDERENTSRDDFHTSTSAPKSTEDLWHLYESIYFKPTPQSAKSGFTINREILQMLRDVLWNTKSESTLTAYIENILMWHLRTYEELLNEAASAHKRYKTLNL from the coding sequence ATGACAACAATAAATGTAATTATCCTGACACTCGTGTTTTTTAACCTCATCATCACATCGGTGCTCTGCACTTATGCAATGGTGCTTCATCAAAAAACAAGGAGACCAATGAATGACCTAACACAGGCGGCTGAGACGGACGAATTATCAATGCTCCATGAACCAGCAAGGAATATAGACGACGATGAAAGAGAAAACACCAGTCGAGACGATTTTCACACCTCGACATCCGCTCCAAAGTCTACGGAAGATCTGTGGCATCTTTATGAATCCATATATTTCAAGCCCACTCCACAGAGTGCAAAATCAGGCTTTACCATCAACCGAGAGATACTTCAGATGTTGCGCGATGTCCTTTGGAACACAAAATCGGAATCCACACTCACTGCATATATCGAGAATATTCTCATGTGGCATCTTCGTACTTATGAGGAATTGTTGAA
- a CDS encoding DUF3408 domain-containing protein, whose protein sequence is MATIEERKQQLEKKLKKMAEDNVVVKPVTVPNPFDPSEDTEPSPATLREEDESPEETKPTNEKPADETEGGATGNTEPKRERKPRMEKSGRSSLSIEEYRSLYFHPVRSQMRTAFSINLETLQNLRNVLQDLGERVSIAAYIDNILREHLREHLELLNSAAAKQRRKTTITL, encoded by the coding sequence ATGGCAACGATTGAGGAAAGAAAGCAGCAACTGGAAAAGAAGCTGAAGAAAATGGCAGAGGACAATGTCGTGGTGAAACCTGTCACGGTCCCCAACCCCTTCGATCCTTCTGAGGACACAGAACCTTCCCCTGCAACATTACGAGAGGAAGACGAAAGTCCGGAAGAAACGAAACCAACAAACGAAAAACCGGCAGATGAAACAGAAGGTGGGGCAACCGGAAACACTGAACCGAAAAGAGAAAGGAAGCCAAGAATGGAAAAGTCCGGCAGGTCGTCCCTTTCCATAGAGGAATACCGTTCCCTATACTTTCATCCCGTACGTTCGCAAATGCGGACAGCTTTCTCCATCAATTTGGAGACATTACAGAACCTGCGCAACGTGTTGCAGGACTTGGGGGAGCGTGTCTCCATAGCCGCATACATAGATAACATCCTTCGGGAGCACCTGCGAGAACATCTGGAACTGCTCAACAGTGCGGCTGCAAAGCAAAGGCGCAAGACAACAATAACATTATAA